The region GCTCGGTGAGGCCGAGCTGCTCGAGCAGGTCGTCGGCGCGAGCTGCGGCGCGGGCCGAGGCGAGCCCGTGGAGGCGGCCGAGGTAGACGAGCTGCTCGTGCACCTTCATCTTGGGGTAGAGGCCGCGCTCCTCGGGCATGTAGCCGAACTGCGCCCGGTCGTCGGCGGAGACGGGGCGGCCGTCGACGAGCACCTCGCCCGAGTCGGGCGACAGCACGCCGAGGATGATGCGCATGGCCGTGGTCTTGCCGGCGCCGTTCGCGCCGACGAAGCCGGTCATCAGGCCGTCGCGCACGTCGAAGGAGACGTCCTTGAGCGCCTGGTGCCCGTTGAACGAGCGGGAGATGGAGCGGATGGAGAGCATGCTTCGAATCTATGGAGCGGCGGACTCGGGGGCCTCCCCCCGACGGCTGGAATCAGCGCTCCGCCGCTCGGGGGAGCGCTGTCCCCCGCCGCTGGCTCCACCGATCTGCTCCGCCTCGATGCGCGCGCTCCGCGCGCTACTCGACGAGCGGTCGCCTCGCGAGGGCGTCGGCCTGCGCGCGATGCACGTCGGCCATCCAGTCGAGCGGAGCTGACGGCCCGATGCGCGGATCGTCGGGCTCGCGGCCGTCCCGGAGCGCCGTCACGTACGCGCGGTCGAGCGCGATTCGTGCCCGCAACTCCGCCCCATCGCCGACCGAGCCGTGGCCCGGCACGAACGCCTCGGCCGCGTCCGTCACGCCCTCGAGCACGTCGAGCCCCGCGAGGTAGTCGCCGATCGGGTCCGGCCCGCCCATGTCGAGGAACGGCACGAGGATGTCGGAGACCATGTCGCCGGCGATGAGCACGCCGCGCTCCTCCACGAGCAGCGCCGCGTGGCCCGCGGCGTGCCCGCGGTGCTCGAGGATCCGCACCGCCGAGCCATCCCACGGCACGTGCGTCGACGCATCCGGCACCGCGGTGATGAGGCCGAGCAGCTCCAGCGGGATGTCGTCGACGAACTCGGGCGGCAGCCACGGCGCGAGCTCCTCCTGCCAGCCCGACCGCGCGCGCAGCTCGGCCATGGCCGTCGCGCACGCCGCCGTGCCGAAGCGCGGCGCCTCGCCGAGCGCCTCGTGCCACAGCACGTGGTCCCAGTCGGGATGGGTCGCGAAGGCGGCGACGGCCGGCTGCTCCAGCTCGCGCAGCGCGGCCGCGATGCCGGCGAGCTCGGCGCGAGTGATGCCGGGGTCGACGACGAGCGCACCCGAGGGGCCGAGCACGACGGTAGCGCGGCTCTGGATGCACTCGCTCTCGTGCACGAGCACGCCCTCGGCGACGGGCTCGAGCGTCATCGCGCGACCGCCTCGCCGGCGGCGCTCGCGAGCGCGTCGTCGAGCTCCTCGAAGGCCTCGGTCCAGCCCTGCGAGACGTTCTCCGAGCTCACGCGGTCCTCGTCGAGGCCCTGCAGGTGGAAGGTCATCTCGCAGCGGCCGCCGTCGAGCTCGACGAGGTCGATCGTGATGAGCATCGCCTCGTCGACCGTGTCGCCGGGGTCTGCCCACGAGAAGCGCAGCCGCGAGGGCTCCTCGACCTCGAGGTACTGCCCGCCGGTCGGGTACTCGCTCCCGTCGGGCGCGATCATGAGGTACTCGTACGTGCCGCCGACCCGCAGGTCGATCCGCACCGACTCGGGCGGCGTGACGACCTCGTGCGGGTGCCACCACTGGGCGGCGACCGCGGGGTCGATCCACGCGCGCCAGACGGCCTCGCGCGGCGCCGCGAACTCGCGGATGATCGTGAACTGCTTCCTCGTGTCCATCACTGCTCCTTTGCGGTGTGGGTGCGGACGGGGCGTCCGCGTCAGGCTTCGGATGCGTCGCGACCGTGAGTCGCGTCGTCACCGGTCGTGGGGTGGGTGTCGCCGGCACCGCCGGTCAGCCCGGCGAGCGCCGCGTCGAGGCGGTCGAACCGCGACTGCCACGCCGCGCGGTGCTCGGCGACCCACGCCTCGGCGTCGTCGAGCCCCTCGGGGCGCAGCGCGCACGAGCGCCACTGGCCCTGCCGGGTGCGCTCGATGAGCCCGGCCTCCTCGAGCACCCCGAGGTGCTGCGAGATGGCCGGCCGGCTCACGGCGAATGGCGCCGCGAGCTCGCCGACGGTCTGCGACCCAGCGGCGAGCCGCTCGAGCATCGCCCGCCGCGTCGGGTCCGCGAGCGCGAAGAAGATGCGGCTGAGCGGATCGGTCGCGATCGGCACCCGCCCACCTCCTTTGCGTAAGCAAGTGCTTACATGATGCGCCCACGCATCCGCCGTGTCAAGGGCGCTCAGACCGATCCGACGTCCGGGTGCGAGAGTGACCGCATGACCCCGACCCGCCCGAGCGCACCCGCCGGTCGCGCGCGCATCGGCATCTCGGGCTGGCGCTACGCGAGCTGGCGCGGCGACTTCTACCCGAAGGGCCTCGTGCAGCGGCGCGAGCTCGAGTACGTCGGCGAGCGCATGTCGAGCGTCGAGCTCAACGGCTCGTTCTACTCGCTGCAGCGGCCGGCGAGCTACGAGCGCTGGCGCGACGCGGTGCCCGAGGGCTTCGTGTTCGCGGTGAAGGGGCCGCGCTTCATCACGCACATGCTGCGGCTGCGCGGCGCCGAGACCGCGATGGCGAACTTCTTCGCCTCCGGCGTGCTCGCGCTCGGCGCGAAGCTCGGCCCCATCCTGTGGCAGCTGCCCGAGCGGCAGGAGCTCGACGCCGCGGTGCTCGAGGCGTTCCTCGCGAGCCTGCCGCGCTCGACGGGCGAGGCGCTCGAGATCGCGCGGCGCCACGACGAGCGGATGACCGGCCGTGCTTGGCTCGAGGAGGTGACGGATGCGCCCCTCCGGCACGTGCTCGAGCCGCGGGCGCGCTCCTTCGAGACGGCGGAGGCGGTCGAGCTGCTGCGCAGGCACGATGTGGCGCTCGCGGTCGCCGACACCGCGGGGCGCTGGCCCGCGTTCGGCGAGGTGACGAGCGACTTCGTCTACATCCGGCTGCACGGCTCGCGCGAGCTGTACGCGAGCGGCTACACGCCCGAGGAGCTCGACGGCTGGGCCGAGCGCATCCGCGGCTGGACGAGCGGGTCGGTGACGCCGGATGGCCGCCCGCGCGACGTGTACGCCTACTTCGACAACGACATCCACGGGCACGCGCCGCACGACGCGGTCGCGCTCGCGAGCCGGGTCGAGCGCCGCTGACGGTCAGTCGTCGAGCTCGTCGTCGATGTCGATGATCGTGAGCGCGAGCACGGCCCCGCGAGCGACGACGCTGGCAAGCGCGGCGGGCACGGCGAGCTCACGCGACTCGTCGACCTGGAGCAGTCCGGCGCGCACGAGCTGCCGCAGCATCCGCAGGGCTCTGGGCGCGAACATCGTGTCAGCCGATTGATCGGCGGAACGCTCATCGGCACCGTCGCCGTCCGGCCGCGGCAGCGCGAGCAGCAGCCGGCGGATCGTCTCGGCCACCGCCTCCTCGTTGTAGTAGCCGCGCGCCAAGCGCGCCTCCCACGTGACGGCGTGCGCGACGAACGCGCCGGCGAGCATCTCGGCGTCCTCCGGCGGCGGCGACCCGGTGGCCCACCGACTCGCCTGCGGCCCGGGGCGCACGCGCGATGCGGTCGTCTCGATGACCTCGGCGGTCAGCAGCGCCTCCCACCACGCGTCGAGCATCGGCACGTCGAGCATCGACATCGCCTCGACGGCATCCTCGGGGCGAGCCGCCGCGGTCATGACGGCGGGGTCCCTCACGATGGGCTCCTGCCGGGGGCCGCTGCTCACCCCGACGGCGTCGATGCCGAGCAGTCGAGCCACGTCCTGGATGTCGGCGCGTCGCAGGGCACCGGAGGGGGTGATCGGTCGGCCCTTGCCGATCCACTCCAGGAGCGCCGGCACGGCCTCGATCACGCGGGTGCGAGCGAGCGCTTCCTGCCGCACCTCCCGTGGGATGCTCGCAGCGGCGTCCAGCGCGCGTCCGATCGCGTCCGAGGCAGGGGAGCCGTCCTCCGCGGTCGCCTCCTCGAAGTAGTCGTGCACGTCCTTCCACTCCTGGGGCGCATCCGCCGTCTCGATGCGGAAGTGCAGGTAGTCGTCGAGGGCGTCGATCAGCACGTCGACCACCCGGGCGTCCTGGCTCTCGCGCGCGTCGACCAGCACGTCGATGAGCAGGTCGACATCGGCGGCATCGTGCGGATCGAGCTCCGACAGGCGAGCCAGCTCGAACACCATCGCGACCGCGCGCGTGGCGGTCGCCGCCTCGGCGGGCTCGTAGTCGTGCTCGCGCCTCAGCCATCGACCGAGCTCGAGCCCGAGTGCCCGATCGGCCGCTTCCGCCGAGGGCCCCGCACTCGACGGCTGCGGCTTGCGGAATGCGCTGCCCGTGACGGGCGTGGGGGCGGATGCGTCGGCCGAGTCGGCGAGCACGCGCGCCGCCGTCGCCTCGACGGTGGACTGCTCATGCGCTGCCCGAGCGGCGATCGCCGCGGCGAGCGCGAGGCACGCGCCCTCGTGCACCGCGAGGCCGCGGTGTCGGGCGTGCAGGCTCGTCAGCGCGTCGAAGGCCCGCCCCTTGCGCGCGAGCGCGACGATGTCGGTCGCGGAGGCGCGGACGCGCCGGTCTGCCCAGCGCGGCACGCGCGCGGCGGCAAGCGCGCGAGCGCCCGCGGCGTCGCCGCTCCAGCTGTCCAGCACGCCGAGCGCGGCGCCGATCACGTGCGAGACGGCGGGCTCGCTGCCCGCCGGCTGGCTCGGGGTGCTCGCGATGAGGCTGCGCACGCGCTCTGCGTCGCCGTCCGCGACCGCGACGCTGAACTGCTCCAGCAGCCGCAGGGCGCCGGCGCGCTGCGCGCCGACCGGCGTGAAGAGCATGAGGTTGTGCTGCTCGGTCGCGCGCGACAAGGCGGCGTTGAGCGCGTCGAGGCCGAGCTCGGGTGCCGGCTCGTCGAGGTCGACGCCCTCGGCGGCGAGCAGCGGCGCGAGCTCCTGCATGAGCTCCTCCGCCATGCCGGGGCGGTGCACGATGCCGAGCCGCTCCATCTCGGCTCGAACGTCCGGGTCGTCGAAGGGGTCGGTCATGCTGAGCAGGGTACGGTCATCGCCCCAGTCAGGCTGAGGGCGCGAGCTCGGCGAGCAGCGCCTCGACGCGCCGCTTGATCTCGTCGCGGATCGGCCGCACCGCCTCGAGCCCCTGCCCGGCGGGGTCGTCGAGCTCCCAGTCCTCGTAGCGCTTGCCGGGGAAGATCGGGCACGCGTCGCCGCAACCCATCGTGATGACGACGTCGGACTCGCGCACCGCATCCGTCGTCAGCACCTTCGGCGCGTTGGCGGCGATGTCGATGCCCTCCTCGCGCATGGCCTCGACGGCGACGGGGTTGATCGCGTCCTTCGGCGCCGAGCCGGCGGAGCGCACGTCGACGCGGTCGCCGGCGAGGTGCTGCAGGTAGCCGGCGGCCATCTGCGAGCGGCCGGCGTTGTGCACGCAGACGAACAGGACGGTGGGCTTGTCGTGGGTCATCGTGGTCCATTCTCGAGCAGGGGCCGCCCCCGGTGCACCAGGAGCGGCCGGTCGGTCGGCTCAGCAGCAGTCCTGGTCGAGCTCGGGCGGGCAGCCCAGCTCGCCGCACAGCGTCTCGGCGTCCATCGCGCACCTCCTCCCATCGATGTTCGTCGATGCATTGTGATCGCATCCATCGACGGTTGTCAATGCATGTGCGACGATGGATGCATGCCGACCGCGCTGCTCCCGCTCACCGACCTGCAGGCGTGCTGCTCGCCCGTCACTCGAGCGGTGATGGACACGGATGCCGCAGCGACGCTCTCGCGCGCGCTCAAGGCGCTCGCCGACCCGGCGCGCCTGCGGCTGCTGTCGATGGTCTCGGCGCACGCCGACGGCGAGGCGTGCGTGTGCGACCTGACCGAGCCGCTCGGCCTCTCGCAGCCGACCGTCTCGCATCACCTCAAGGTGCTCGTCGACGCCGGCTTCCTGACGCGCTCGAAGCGCGGCACCTGGGCGTACTACCGGCTCGTGCCGGGCGCGCTCGACCAGGTCGCGGGCCTGCTCGCGAAGCCGTGACCGAGCGCGGTCGCGCTCGCGGCCGCCTCATCCACGGGGCGCGATCACCCCGTGCTCGTACGCCCAGATGACGGCGTGGATGCGGTCACGGATGCCGAGCTTCAGCAGCACGTTCGACACGTGGGTCTTCACGGTCGCCTCGCCGACGAAGAGCTCCTTCGCGATCTCGGCGTTCGATCGGCCGCGTGCGAGCAGCAGCAGCGTCTCGCGCTCGCGGTCGGTGAGCGGGGCAAGATCGGCGGATGCGTCGGGTGCCGTCGGTGCGGACGCGACGCCCGCGGGCACGGACCGAGTCGCCGCGAACCGCTCGATCACGCGCCGCGTCACCTCGGGCGAGAGGAGCGCGTCGCCGCGGGCGAGCGCGTGCACCGCGTCGATGAGCTGCTCGGGCTCGGCGGTCTTGAGCAGGAAGCCCGAGGCGCCGGCCGAGAGCGCCTCGAAGAGGAAGTCCTCGCGGTCGAAGGTCGTGAGCATGAGCACCGCCGCGTGCGAATCGCTCGCGCAGATCGCGCGCGTCGCCTCGAGCCCGTCCATCAGCGGCATCTGCACGTCCATGCAGACGACGTCGGGCTGCAGCTCGGTGGCGAGCCGCACGCCCTCGGCGCCGTCCTTCGCCTGGCCGACGACCTCGAAGCCGGGCTCCGACGAGAGGATCGTCTCGAAGCCCGCGCGCACGAGCGCCTGATCGTCCACCAGCAGGATGCGCGTCACCCCTCAACGCTACCCGCGCGATGCGCACCCGTATGCTGACGGCGACCCCGCTGCCCGATGGAGGACGACGGATGCGCACAAGATCACGGGCGATCGTGGCCGTCCTGATCGCCGCGCTCGTCGGCTCCCTGCTGGCGGTCGTCCCGTCACCCGGACCCGAGGGCAGCGCGAGCGCCGCCGTCGCGGCCGACTTCGATCCGGGCCTCATCGTCTCCGACGAGCGCTTCTACGATGGCCTCGCGATGACGGCTGCCGAGGTGCAGTCGTTCATCGATGTCAAGAACACCCGCTGCGAGCCCGGCTACACGTGCCTCGACACCTACGCGCAGCGGACTCCGACCATGGCCGCCGACGCGTACTGCGACGCGGTGCCGGGCAGGGCGAGCGAATCGGCGGCAAGCATCATCGCCCGCGTAGGGCAGGCGTGCGACATCTCGCAGCGCTACCTGCTCGTGCTGCTGCAGAAGGAGCAGTCGCTCGTCACCCGCGCGGCACCGACCACCGTCCACTACGCGAAGGCGACCGGATTCGGCTGCCCGGACACGGCGCCATGCGACCCCACGGTCGGCGGCTTCTTCTACCAGGTCTACTACGGCGCTCGGCAGTTCCAGCGCTATGCAGCGCACCCGGAGCGCTGGAGCCACCGGGCCGGCGTCGTGAACCAGGTGCGCTTCCACCCGAACGCCGCGTGCGGCTCGAGCCCCGTGCTCATTCGCAACCTCGCCACCGCGGGCCTGTACAACTACACGCCGTACCAGCCGAACGCGGCCGCGCTCGCGAACCTCTACGGCGAGGGCGACGCCTGCTCGGCCTACGGCAATCGCAACACCTGGCGCATCTAGACGGACTGGTTCGGCGACCCGACCGAGCCGCTCCCGACCACGCAGCGCGTCGCCGGCGCCGACCGCTACGCCACCGCCGTCGAGGTCTCGCGACGCTCGTTCCCGGCGCGCGCGGAGGTCGTGTACCTCGCGAGCGGCGAGAGCTTCCCCGACGGCCTCGCCGCCGGTCCCGCAGCGGCATCGCAGGGCGGTCCGGTGCTGCTCACGCCGCGAGGCAGCGCACCGGCCGTCGTGCTGCAGGAGATCCAGCGGCTGCAGCCAGCGGAGGTCGTGATCGTCGGCGGCGAGCCGTCGGTCTCGGCGGCGGTCGAGACCGCCGTGCGGCAGCTGGCGCCGCCCCGCCCGATCGTGCGCCTCGGCGGCACCGACCGCTTCCACACCAGCCGGCTCATCGCCGAGCACGCGTTCGGATCCGCGTCCGACGCCCTCATCGCGACAGGCCTCAAGTTCCCCGACGCGCTCGCGGCGGGACCGGTCGCGGTCCGCCGTGACGGCCCGGTGCTGCTCGTCAACGGCGAGAGCGGCGTGCTCGACACCGCGACGCGCGCGACGCTCGAGCGGCTCGGTGTCGGATGGGTCGGGGTCGTCGGCGATGCGAGCTCGGTCTCGGCGGGCATCGCCTCGGGCCTCGGCGGCGCGGGCATCGACGTCGACCGCTACGCCGGCGCAGATCGCTTCGCAACGGCGGCGCAGCTCGCGCGCGAGTTCGGCGTCGTCGGCACCGCCTACCTCGCGAGCGGCACGGGCTTCTCCGACGCGCTCGCCGGCGCGGCCGCGGCCGGCCGCGACGGCGCGCCGCTACTGCTCTCGCGGCGCGAGTGCATGCCCGCGGCGACGCGCAGCGCCCTGCTCGCCGCGGAGCCCGACCGGGTGCTCGTGCTCGGCGGGCAGCCGACGCTCAGCCAGGCGGCCGCAAGCTACACCCGCTGCCCCTGATCGCCGCTCGTCAGCCGGCGGACGCGCGAGCGGTCGACGGCTCCTCGGACTGCTC is a window of Agrococcus sp. Marseille-Q4369 DNA encoding:
- a CDS encoding MBL fold metallo-hydrolase; amino-acid sequence: MTLEPVAEGVLVHESECIQSRATVVLGPSGALVVDPGITRAELAGIAAALRELEQPAVAAFATHPDWDHVLWHEALGEAPRFGTAACATAMAELRARSGWQEELAPWLPPEFVDDIPLELLGLITAVPDASTHVPWDGSAVRILEHRGHAAGHAALLVEERGVLIAGDMVSDILVPFLDMGGPDPIGDYLAGLDVLEGVTDAAEAFVPGHGSVGDGAELRARIALDRAYVTALRDGREPDDPRIGPSAPLDWMADVHRAQADALARRPLVE
- a CDS encoding SRPBCC domain-containing protein; translation: MDTRKQFTIIREFAAPREAVWRAWIDPAVAAQWWHPHEVVTPPESVRIDLRVGGTYEYLMIAPDGSEYPTGGQYLEVEEPSRLRFSWADPGDTVDEAMLITIDLVELDGGRCEMTFHLQGLDEDRVSSENVSQGWTEAFEELDDALASAAGEAVAR
- a CDS encoding metalloregulator ArsR/SmtB family transcription factor; the encoded protein is MPIATDPLSRIFFALADPTRRAMLERLAAGSQTVGELAAPFAVSRPAISQHLGVLEEAGLIERTRQGQWRSCALRPEGLDDAEAWVAEHRAAWQSRFDRLDAALAGLTGGAGDTHPTTGDDATHGRDASEA
- a CDS encoding DUF72 domain-containing protein, with protein sequence MTPTRPSAPAGRARIGISGWRYASWRGDFYPKGLVQRRELEYVGERMSSVELNGSFYSLQRPASYERWRDAVPEGFVFAVKGPRFITHMLRLRGAETAMANFFASGVLALGAKLGPILWQLPERQELDAAVLEAFLASLPRSTGEALEIARRHDERMTGRAWLEEVTDAPLRHVLEPRARSFETAEAVELLRRHDVALAVADTAGRWPAFGEVTSDFVYIRLHGSRELYASGYTPEELDGWAERIRGWTSGSVTPDGRPRDVYAYFDNDIHGHAPHDAVALASRVERR
- a CDS encoding arsenate reductase ArsC, which translates into the protein MTHDKPTVLFVCVHNAGRSQMAAGYLQHLAGDRVDVRSAGSAPKDAINPVAVEAMREEGIDIAANAPKVLTTDAVRESDVVITMGCGDACPIFPGKRYEDWELDDPAGQGLEAVRPIRDEIKRRVEALLAELAPSA
- a CDS encoding metalloregulator ArsR/SmtB family transcription factor → MPTALLPLTDLQACCSPVTRAVMDTDAAATLSRALKALADPARLRLLSMVSAHADGEACVCDLTEPLGLSQPTVSHHLKVLVDAGFLTRSKRGTWAYYRLVPGALDQVAGLLAKP
- a CDS encoding response regulator transcription factor; translation: MTRILLVDDQALVRAGFETILSSEPGFEVVGQAKDGAEGVRLATELQPDVVCMDVQMPLMDGLEATRAICASDSHAAVLMLTTFDREDFLFEALSAGASGFLLKTAEPEQLIDAVHALARGDALLSPEVTRRVIERFAATRSVPAGVASAPTAPDASADLAPLTDRERETLLLLARGRSNAEIAKELFVGEATVKTHVSNVLLKLGIRDRIHAVIWAYEHGVIAPRG
- a CDS encoding cell wall-binding repeat-containing protein → MLQEIQRLQPAEVVIVGGEPSVSAAVETAVRQLAPPRPIVRLGGTDRFHTSRLIAEHAFGSASDALIATGLKFPDALAAGPVAVRRDGPVLLVNGESGVLDTATRATLERLGVGWVGVVGDASSVSAGIASGLGGAGIDVDRYAGADRFATAAQLAREFGVVGTAYLASGTGFSDALAGAAAAGRDGAPLLLSRRECMPAATRSALLAAEPDRVLVLGGQPTLSQAAASYTRCP